A genome region from Hevea brasiliensis isolate MT/VB/25A 57/8 chromosome 9, ASM3005281v1, whole genome shotgun sequence includes the following:
- the LOC131182806 gene encoding uncharacterized protein LOC131182806 gives MGKVETKVWKAMGRTTLPPIFSSLLSSPLFFFFLSPVTGRRLPKRLPTRPATLRRRPEPPETAAREGEERENARTVAAAFRLDSGFIRRPIEAIQVALESLFRELSFDFNFVANGRRMSEIWRRKVSSFSSFFVRSTMIRLLDRRSETTYGLRKRRGTWWYNQIRQMSPAAGHCARWCRRWLRWAMEMIQLPEASS, from the exons atgggaaaagtggAGActaaagtttggaaagctatgggca gaaccACCCTCCCCCCaattttctcttctctcctctcctcccctctcttcttcttctttctttctccggtgaccggccgacgacttcccaagcggctccccacccggccagcgaccctccggcgacggccagaaccaccagaaacggcggcaagagagggagaagagagagaaaatgcgcgcacagtggcagcggctttccggctcgattccggcttcatccgacgtccgatcgaggcgattcaggtggcgttggaaagcttgttccgagagctttcttttgatttcAATTTTGTAGCAAATGGacgtcggatgagtgagatatggaggagaaaaGTTtcgagtttttcaagctttttcgtcagatctacgatgATCCGactgttggatcgacgatccgagaccacctatggactgaggaagaggagaggaacatggtggtataatcagatccggcaaatgtcgccggcggcCGGCCACTGTGCGCGGTGGtgccggcggtggctccggtgggctatggagatgattcaacttccagaggcttcctcataa